The DNA segment AATGAGGGTCATTGCGACCGGTAACTCATTCTGGACGATCATCAGTGCCATGAGACCGCATACACTGCGGAATTTCGCTGCCCACTCACAGCCAATGGACGCACTGGTAGAGATGAATTTTTGGAGCAAGCGCAGCATCGTTGAGGATGGGCACCAGTATTGGCGGAGTTACTTTTACTACGGGGGAAATTATAGCGTCGTCCCCATCCATGTCCCCATTTATCAGGATGCAGTGATGTCCGATACGTACCGAAAAACGTTGGTGGCGCAGTTTAAACAACTACGACGCTGGGGATATGGTGCCTCAGATATACCGTATGTTGCGACAAGACTCTTTACCAAAAAGCGAAACGTTCCGTTTTTCGAGGGACTTGCGCGTTTCTTGCGACTAGTAGATAGCCATGTCACCCTTGCGGGGATGGCAATACTTGTGACGTTTGGGGGGTGGGTACCACTTCTCGTCAATTCAGAAGCATCGCGAAACTATGCTGCGCATATGCTGCCAGACGTTGTGAGCCAGATACAGAGAGTTGCAATGATCGGACTCTTCATTACCATTATATTGACGTTACGCATGCTTCCCCCGAGGCCTAGTCACCACAAGCGGCGGCGAATGGTATGGATCATACTACAGTGGATACTTATTCCAGTAACATCGATCGGCTACGGTTCGCTCGCAGCGTATAACGCTCAAACACATCTGATGACGGGGAAATATCTTGATACCTTCGATGTCACTGAGAAGGCCACACTGGCCTCGCGCGCGCGCGCCAAAGAGCAACGGTCTTCGGCAAAAAAATAATTGATCACTTTTGAGGGATCAGATATCGCACAACAAAGAAAGCTCCCGTAGAGGGAGCTAGCTATTAATCAGTCACTAGCAAAAGACCAAGCAGGAGACTAACTAAAGGGAACGGTTTTTAACCGATTTCCGAATGTCTGTCCAGGTTACATCGTACTCAAAAGAAAGATCGAATAGTGTAAGTGCAGAGGGTTTGAGGTTCTTTTTTGTTTGGGGAGCATCTTTACTCATGTAGACATTTTAGCATAAGCGTTCTTGTTTGTCAATAGACCAATAACTTGCCCAATATATCACAGAATGAATAATTACTATCGATTATCACCACTTTGGCTAGTGGAAAACTCCCGGAAAAATGAGGATAAAAAGAAACACCGCTTCAGTGGTTGAAGTGGTGTTTCTCTGGTGGGCGATAGAGGATTCGAACCTCTCACCTCGTCTACGTCAAAGACGCGCTCTAGCCAAATGAGCTAATCACCCAAGATGATACTATAATAACAAACAGAGGCGGCCGTTGCAATTATACTGTGTTTTTTGTAAGATAAGAGATAAGCAATGAAGCAGACTAACCACCTGCAGAGCACGTGGAAGCGATCGCTGGGCACACGAAAAAGCCTAGGGGTAAGAGTAACGCCAAGGTGGAACCTCCGCTTAGTAAGCGGACCGAGGCACGCGGACACGATGTGAAACATCGGCAAAACGCGTGTTTTTAATTATTATGGAGGTTATATATGAACCAAGAACAGCTCAATGCGATGCGTCATAGCCTTGCACACATAACCGCTCAGGCGGTTCAACGCCTGTGGCCAGAAGCGAGGTTTGGTGTTGGTCCCGTGGTAGAGAATGGCTTCTACTACGATATCGATGTACCGGGGGTTAAGATATCCGAAGACGATTTTGCCAAAATCGAAGCCGAAATGCGCAAGGTAATTGAGGAGAATTTTTCTTTCGAGCGTAGCGAAAAACAAGTTGACGAAGCGATCCACTGGGCCGAAAATGCAAAGCAGGTGTACAAGGTAGAGCTACTTAACGACCTTAAGCGTGCCGGCACAACAGTTGCCAAGGATCTAGATGCTTCCGAGATGGGCACGATCGCTGAGGGTGACGCCGCGGTAGAAAACGTTTCATTCTACACTGATGGTGATTTCACTGATCTTTGTCGTGGTCCGCATGCCGAAAGTACTGGCAAAGTTGGCGTCTTCAAGCTTATGCGTGTGGCGGGTGCCTACTGGCGCGGTAAAGAGACAAACCCCCAGATGCAACGGCTTTATGGAGTGGCTTTCGCTAGCCAACAAGAACTCGATACTCATCTTAAAATGCTCGAAGAAGCAAAAGCTCGTGATCACCGTAAACTAGGCAAAGAGCTCGATCTCTTTACGTTTTCTGAGCTAGTCGGACCCGGTTTGCCACTCTGGACTCCACGCGGCACAATTCTACGCAATAAACTGGATGCATTTGTGCAGACTCTGAGGGATGAAGTTGGCTTCGAGCAGGTTGCTATTCCTCACATAACCAAGAAAGACTTATATGAACGAAGCGGACACTGGGCAAAATTTTCTGACGAGTTATTCAAATCTCAATCACGTGAAGGCCATGAATTCGCCCTCAAGCCCATGAATTGTCCGCACCACACACAGATTTACGCCTCTCAACCGCGCAGCTACCGTGACCTGCCAATCCGTTATCGTGAAACGACCACTTGTTATCGTGATGAGCAGAGTGGCGAGTTAAACGGTCTAAGTCGTGTGCGAGCATTTAACCAAGACGACGCGCATATTTTCTGTCGTGCTTCGCAGGTCGAGCATGAAGCGCTGGCTATTTGGGATATAATTGACAAATTTTATGGTGGGCTTGGATTTGGTGAGCTAAAAGTTCGTTTTTCGACCCATGATCCCGACAATATGGCCGCTTATCTAGGTGAAGAAGCAAAGTGGCAGGAGGTGGAGTCTCAGCTGCTCAATGTTGTAAAGCATCGAGTCGGCGATGCCTTCATGCCAGGCATTGGTGAGGCTGCCTTCTATGGGCCAAAAATTGACTTCATGGCCAAGGACGCACTTGGTCGCACGTGGCAGGTCGCAACAATCCAGCTTGATTTTAACCAGCCGGAAAACTTTGATTTAACCTGCACTGATGAGCAAGGTAACCCTGAGCGTATTGTTATGGTGCATTGTGCTATTATGGGGTCGCTCGAGCGCTTTCTTAGCATCTATATTGAACACTCGGCGGGCTGGTTCCCATTTTGGGCAGCTCCTGAGCAAATACGTATTCTTACTATTAACGACACGGTGAAAGACTATGTTGATGAAATAACATCGATTCTATCAGAGATAGTTTTGATGCAACCACTTAAATACAACGAAGTACGATTTACAACAGATGACCGAAACGAATCGCTGGGTAAGAAGATTCGCGCTGCGACGGAGATGAAAATTCCCGTACAACTTATTGTCGGGCCAAAGGACAAGGAAGCTCGACAAGTGAGTCTTCGTACACGTAGCGGAGAAGAAAAAGTGAACCTCGACGCGTTGGCTGATTACCTAAGAGGCCTATAGATGGTTAATAACGGGAACCTCCAACAGGCAGTTTACAAGCTGATGTCCATACTGCCAGCTGAAAAAGTGACAACATACGGTGACTTGGCCGTAATGGCGGGGAGCCCCGGGGCGGCGCGAATTGTCGGAGGGATCGCGCATAGTGGTCCAGAAGAGTTACCTTGGCATCGGTTAGTAAATGTGCAGGGAGGGTTGGCTATAGGCTACCCAGGAGGGCAGGATGCACAGCGACAGTTGTTAGCCCATGATGGTATCGATTGCGACAATCAGTATCGGGTTTGTGATTTTGCTACTCGTCGCTGGAGGCCAAAATTGTGACTAGGAAAGATTCTACAAAAACCGATCTACCTCTTATTGTTATCGTGGGTCCAACGGCTAGCGGCAAGACCGCACTTGCGGTGCGCCTGGCAAAGGAATTTGCGGGTGAAATTATCTCTGCCGATTCACGTGCAGTCTATAAGGGGCTTGATATCGGCACTGCCAAGCCGACACACGAGGAGCAGGCTACTGTACCACATTGGGGTATCGATCTGGTCGAGCCCGGTCAGCGGTTTACAGCGGCAGACTTCAAAGAGTATGCCTTGCAGAAAATCACACAGATTCGTGCACGTGGCAAAATACCCTTTCTGGTTGGCGGTACCGGACTCTATGTCGATAGTGTAGTTTATGACTATAGTTTTTGTGGTGAGTCAAATGATATGCAGAGCCGAGCTGAGCTTGAAAGGTCTACCCTAGAAGAACTTTATATATATTGCCATAAACACAACATTAGTTTACCGGAAAATTACAAGAATAAACGACATGTCATCAATGCAATTTTGCGAGATGGCCGTGCTTTACAGAGAAGTGTGACTAAATCTGACAATACAAGAATTGTGGGTATAACAACGGAAAAAGATATTTTGAGAGAGAGAATTAGCCATCGCGCCGATAGCATTTTCCGGGATGAGACTTATCTGGAGGCAAAAATAGCGGCAGGGAGGTATGGCTGGGACAACGAAGCCATGACGGGTAACGTTTACCCGCTACTCAAGCAATATTTCAATAATGAGTTGACGCTAGATGAGGCGAAAGAACGATTTACTGCACTCGATTGGCACCTTGCCAAACGACAGCTCACATGGTTTCGACGCAATCAAGAAATAGTATGGTTGTCACTCGATAACGCGTATACGTATATTGCTCAGCTACTCGTCCCCAAGAACAAATAGTGATATCATGGAAACAGAAAACAATAGGGGAGATGAATGATTGACGCATTATTTGGTTCAAAGACGAGAGTGAAGTTACTTCACCTTTTTCTAAATAATCCAGGCAAAGCGTTTTATGTCCGCGAGATTACACGTCTTATTGATGAGCAGATAAATTCTGTTCGTCGTGAGCTTTCAAATATGCTCGAAGTTGGGATAATCGGGAGCTCTAGTACAGACAACCGTCTTTATTATGAGGTAAACCAACGCTATGAGCACTACCTACCGTTTAGAAGCATGTTTGCGGATCAAAAGGCACCCCCCGTGTTAGAAAGTAAATCTGACTCTGCTCTACCCTGGCTAAAGTATCTTCGGGAAATAAAGGGTGTGCGTCTCGCGGTGATAGCCGGTGTTCTTGTTAGCGGATCAGCAAGCAACATTGATCTTTTGCTTGTAGGGGATGCATCTGAGAAAAAAGTTACGGCGCTTGTTAGTATAATTGAAGAATCTGTCGGACGTGAGCTAAGCTATACAGTAATGAAATACGACGAGTTTTATTACAGACTTAGCGTTCACGACAGATTTATTACGACAATATTGGCAAATAAGCATTCGGTATTACTTGATTCCGACAACATACTGAACGCATAAAGAAGGAGATACGCATGTTCGAGATCGAATACAAGGGCGCTAATACAGTGGTTATATCAACGAAGAAGACAACACTTGTTGTTGATCCTCGACTTTCAGTTGTCGGCCTCAAAGACATAAAGATAAAAGATGAGGTCCAGCTTGTTACTGAGCCACGCTTCAAGGTTGAGAACCGAGAGGCTCGTATAATTATCGACGGCCCTGGCGAATACGAAGTCGGCGATTTCGCGATACGTGGTGCGACGGCACAACGGCATATTGATAGCGACGATAGTATAAAGCAAGGTACTATCTATAGGATAGAATGTGGGGATGTGAGGCTTGGTATTTTTGGAAACATTTCTGCAAAACTTAGCGACGAACAACTGGAGACGATCGGTGTTGTCGATATCCTGATCTTACCAATAGGTGGTAGTGGATACACTCTTGATCCTACGGACGCTATAACGCTTATAAGGAACATTGAGCCAAAAGTGGTAATTCCTGTTCACTATGCTGATTCTGGGCTACAGTATGAGGTACCACAAGAGACGCTCGACACGTTTACAAAGGAAATTGGGGCTCCGTGTGAAGAAGTACCACGCTATAAACTAAAAGGTGCTATAAGTATTCCTTCATCTCTGACTGTTGTCGCTATTAGCCGCACATAACAACTGGGGGTTCCCTCGCAGGAGGGAACCCATTAAACTTTATCGCTAGAGTCTTATTATGCGTATGTGTTTTGCGAAAAACTAGCAGCTACTTGCCTCCAACAGCAAGAAGGCCTTTTTTCTTTAAGATACGAATTGCTTGAGTTGATAAAGTCATCGTTACTTTCTTGCCATCAACAGTAAAAGTCTTCTTTTGCAAATTCGGTTTAAATGCGCGCTTTGTACGCCGAAGCGAGAAGCTTACATTGTGGCCGAATTGTTTACCTTTGCCGGTGAGTTCACATCGTGACGCCATTTTGGTTACTTCTCCACTTGACCTATTATTATAATCCGTCTTATTCTACTCTGTTAAGAGGTTTTAGTCAATAGTTCCGCATGCTATACTTAAATAACTATGGATATTGGATATATATTTGTTGTTATTGTCGTTATCCTTGTTTCGATGACCTTGCATGAGGCAATGCATGGTATGGTGGCGTATTGGTTGGGAGATCATACGGCTAAACTGCAGGGCCGGTTGTCGTTTAATCCGCTTGTCCACATTGATCCTTTTTTGACTCTCTTTCTTCCGGTTATACTT comes from the Candidatus Saccharimonas aalborgensis genome and includes:
- the thrS gene encoding threonine--tRNA ligase, encoding MNQEQLNAMRHSLAHITAQAVQRLWPEARFGVGPVVENGFYYDIDVPGVKISEDDFAKIEAEMRKVIEENFSFERSEKQVDEAIHWAENAKQVYKVELLNDLKRAGTTVAKDLDASEMGTIAEGDAAVENVSFYTDGDFTDLCRGPHAESTGKVGVFKLMRVAGAYWRGKETNPQMQRLYGVAFASQQELDTHLKMLEEAKARDHRKLGKELDLFTFSELVGPGLPLWTPRGTILRNKLDAFVQTLRDEVGFEQVAIPHITKKDLYERSGHWAKFSDELFKSQSREGHEFALKPMNCPHHTQIYASQPRSYRDLPIRYRETTTCYRDEQSGELNGLSRVRAFNQDDAHIFCRASQVEHEALAIWDIIDKFYGGLGFGELKVRFSTHDPDNMAAYLGEEAKWQEVESQLLNVVKHRVGDAFMPGIGEAAFYGPKIDFMAKDALGRTWQVATIQLDFNQPENFDLTCTDEQGNPERIVMVHCAIMGSLERFLSIYIEHSAGWFPFWAAPEQIRILTINDTVKDYVDEITSILSEIVLMQPLKYNEVRFTTDDRNESLGKKIRAATEMKIPVQLIVGPKDKEARQVSLRTRSGEEKVNLDALADYLRGL
- a CDS encoding MGMT family protein, coding for MVNNGNLQQAVYKLMSILPAEKVTTYGDLAVMAGSPGAARIVGGIAHSGPEELPWHRLVNVQGGLAIGYPGGQDAQRQLLAHDGIDCDNQYRVCDFATRRWRPKL
- the miaA gene encoding tRNA (adenosine(37)-N6)-dimethylallyltransferase MiaA, giving the protein MTRKDSTKTDLPLIVIVGPTASGKTALAVRLAKEFAGEIISADSRAVYKGLDIGTAKPTHEEQATVPHWGIDLVEPGQRFTAADFKEYALQKITQIRARGKIPFLVGGTGLYVDSVVYDYSFCGESNDMQSRAELERSTLEELYIYCHKHNISLPENYKNKRHVINAILRDGRALQRSVTKSDNTRIVGITTEKDILRERISHRADSIFRDETYLEAKIAAGRYGWDNEAMTGNVYPLLKQYFNNELTLDEAKERFTALDWHLAKRQLTWFRRNQEIVWLSLDNAYTYIAQLLVPKNK
- a CDS encoding MBL fold metallo-hydrolase; the encoded protein is MFEIEYKGANTVVISTKKTTLVVDPRLSVVGLKDIKIKDEVQLVTEPRFKVENREARIIIDGPGEYEVGDFAIRGATAQRHIDSDDSIKQGTIYRIECGDVRLGIFGNISAKLSDEQLETIGVVDILILPIGGSGYTLDPTDAITLIRNIEPKVVIPVHYADSGLQYEVPQETLDTFTKEIGAPCEEVPRYKLKGAISIPSSLTVVAISRT
- the rpmB gene encoding 50S ribosomal protein L28 — translated: MASRCELTGKGKQFGHNVSFSLRRTKRAFKPNLQKKTFTVDGKKVTMTLSTQAIRILKKKGLLAVGGK